The following proteins are co-located in the Seriola aureovittata isolate HTS-2021-v1 ecotype China chromosome 7, ASM2101889v1, whole genome shotgun sequence genome:
- the LOC130172493 gene encoding titin-like isoform X6 produces MATMTTEASAVSEADTEGKQKASGAEPEPEPENKQKPEAAASEPEGEQSSKRAQGQASEPGPADITTSPEEEQLKPRTRTSAGKGLSRLFSSFLKRRSQCSEGEGFEAEKAREEKADKEEKSDKAEEEIVEVVKSEEKEAKAEEEKPEVKEVQKKEEKVEQKEDKKKEEEKVEKKGSKKKKKDAKKKVEEKNEDKVKKDEEKKEEEKVKKKEEKKEEQKEEEKTQHTVEKKEETLEKKKEEEEKKETTEVKEKGAEAGKKEEEKVDKKVAKKKEKEEKVKKKEEEKAKRKAEEEERAKKREEEKTKKKEEEKAKEAEKAKKKEEEKGKKKEEEKPKEESIKKEDEKVKEEAKKKEKEKEEEKTEEKQKKEEEKGKKKEKGKNKGKKEVKGSSEEQVKAPIAAPEPELKTEPDTEQAPDQHSISSSETQPAQEEHKEEAAIKEEPEVVEEVKKEDTEEKEEEPAEEEKEVKGEEKAEEEVKKEKPSKEKKTEKKTEEAKGSKRQKTMQCKVTLLDDTQFECELDKHAKGQELLTKVLDHVNLLEKDYFGLANWETPTSKTWLEPTKEIRKQVSGAVYEFTLNVKFYPPDPAQLTEDLTRYFLCLQLRKDIMLGVLPCSFVTLSLLGSYAAQSELGEYDPEVHGTEYVKDLNLAPGQTKELEDKVMELHRTYRSMSPAQADMLFLENAKKLAMYGVDLHQAKDLDGVDITLGVCSSGLMVYKDKLRINRFPWPKVLKISYKRSSFFIKIRPSEQEQYESTIGFKLPNYKASKKLWKVCVEHHTFFRVSTVEPPSSRRFLVLGSKFRYSGRTQAQTRQASSMIDRPAPRFTRSASKRLSRNLDGAGDDTLQFLQQLSASTRSEADDWSLMLESDKPQPSSEFPARGESKQTFTQSREEGQSVQTVTVTWQDTETGQNGSQTITQTVSQPWQELPSDEQQQWRKQDEWSALLYRHPPFPFIPPFDFVKQPAELSLTEMNSMDRLLQPLLKQQDDWFLYFDRIFTLSSLESVEKPFSPLAQLQLQEKEEQELTTEEVIDRLQESVTLVDKLIEAEVLERRLREVKYLEERLQEMDEVAERLQEVIEDELGKEEVDKLREEEEQELEREKQMHMEGRTVRVGKKSVRMIETKEEDEVDELEEQIKQVFLKGLLPEEEEVEVKQESEKEVTAETLLDDSLREKLRQIEKEWKNEVEEKLGSPDVAGTTSLITVQRAERRTMKRVTIVDERGQQLGDVDDMQEQAGVISDERLEKQELWRKTDLLVERTLREVTKELQAEGQSQVEDKDVWFIVFDRPPYKAVSKPPVTTVEHAQVDKGEYVISKPEITTVEEKTEIIVEERKIREEEAWHAPEIPPPQAITERDDGWFVLLDVVPGETSYVPPVILKERDQMEAESVVSVVGSAVYEEIREVVVEERKIIHEAPRHPQEILLQPVTDRDDDWFVLLDVVPRETSYVPPVILKGRDQVDAESFVSVIGAPAVQEIREIIVEERKIIEEAPRRPQEIPLQPVMDRDDDWFVLLDVVPRETSYVPPVAVVERVQVSPEEFVSVIQVATTEQREKKVEVVVEDAEIKQRLSEKREVALPQAVREIEDDWFMLLDRPVREPSFVPPVTMAEYVQVYREEGFSAVPETIAVQSKKEVVVEVTVVQEEEKKLPMQIIPEMKISQPVRERDDDWFLLLDVVPRETSYVAPVSLTVPSQIYPSVERQTEVKSIERKSQQIALDQIRPQPSHPLPERDDDWFVLFDAIREEAVILPSVAPVEIIRDMRKTFEVEVTSTETRTWKKTIIGVDRRQDETRFSEMRQIQIAPPSEREGGDDWFILFDIIREKPVITRSVAVPQRIQFPPEVRVPTAMDKTRIAISETRPLFEKRILEERRPLTHTHVNDDWFVLLDVGLKESVVSTQRGTRPVSAPVFSQAALAEAGIPMAPFDQPQTSTPIKTIRQEERKLEVTVEAVEPSKIEAASEVKHGSEVTSTEVVRMRKEFNKPQEDLLRHHASISKLKKNFMEAVPEPRPSEWDKRLSTHSPFRTLGINGQPLPSADGSVCISSLSNGSETKATHEETSSSLGLSGTPWPTACHKSETDSVEAHGGPTEEESCDQDGVVVFETSLVPIVEVEMAQLPPSLEPHCKALDETQEEEGSYPGVSECSRRIVGSSPASYFRSDGPQVIRCFQPPLVQTQTVTITAVSNSLPTGISTTEVPIVPTKTFTYESSKVTVDGTDEDKDGTTVSSSKTVTSETTSGTTVTTTTTHISKVVKSGSSETRVEKRIVITADSDIDQDKEKHGGASAL; encoded by the exons A TGgctaccatgacaacagaggcAAGTGCAGTGAGTGAGGCAGACACTGAGGGCAAGCAGAAGGCCAGCGGCGCCGAGCCcgaaccagaaccagagaacAAACAGAAGCCAGAGGCGGCAGCGTCTGAGCCGGAGGGGGAGCAGTCGAGCAAGAGGGCCCAGGGGCAGGCCTCTGAGCCTGGGCCAGCTGACATAACTACCTCCcctgaggaggagcagctgaagcCTCGTACCCGGACCTCTGCTGGCAAAGGCCTGTCTCGCCTCTTCTCATCTTTCCTCAAACGCCGCTCACAGTGCTCCGAGGGAGAGGGGTTTGAGGCAGAGAAAGCTAGGGAGGAAAAggcagacaaagaggaaaaatctGACAAGGCGGAAGAGGAGATAGTGGAGGTGGTGAAAAGTGAAGAGAAGGAGGCTAAAGCGGAGGAGGAAAAACCTGAGGTGAAAGAAGtgcaaaagaaagaagaaaaagtagaaCAAAAGGAggataaaaagaaagaggaagaaaaagttgAGAAGAAGggcagtaaaaagaaaaagaaagatgccAAGAAGAAAGTAGAGGAGAAGAATGaggacaaagtgaaaaaggacgaggaaaaaaaggaagaggaaaaagtgaaaaagaaagaggagaagaaagaggagcaaaaagaggaggagaaaacacagcatACTGtagaaaagaaggaggaaacattggagaagaagaaagaagaggaagaaaagaaggagacCACTGAGGTTAAAGAAAAGGGGGCAGAGGctggaaagaaagaggaggaaaaagtagATAAGAAggtggcaaagaaaaaagaaaaagaagaaaaggtaaagaagaaggaagaggaaaaagcaaagaggaaagcagaggaagaagaaagggcaaagaagagagaggaggagaaaacaaagaagaaagaagaagaaaaagctaaaGAGGCGgaaaaagcaaagaagaaagaggaggagaagggcaaaaagaaagaggaggagaaaccgAAAGAGGAGTCAATAAAGAAAGAAGACGAGAAGGTGAAAGAAGAggcaaagaagaaagagaaggaaaaggaggaagaaaagacagaggaaaagcaaaagaaggaagaggaaaaggggaagaaaaaagagaaggggaagaacaaaggaaagaaggaggtgAAAGGGTCAAGTGAGGAGCAGGTGAAAGCACCGATCGCTGCTCCAGAGCCTGAGCTCAAAACTGAGCCAGATACTGAACAGGCTCCTGATCAGCACTCAATAAGCAGCTCAGAGACACAG CCAGCACAGGAGGAACACAAGGAAGAAGCTGCGATAAAGGAGGAGCCTGAAGTAGTGGAAGAAGTAAAGaaggaggacacagaggaaaaggaggaagaaccagcagaagaggagaaagaagtcaaaggagaggaaaaggcagaggaggaggtgaagaaggagAAGCCTtctaaagaaaagaagacagagaagaagacagaagaggcTAAAGGCTCCAAACGTCAGAAAACCATGCAATGCAAAGTTACCTTACTGGATGACACTCAGTTTGAGTGTGAGCTTGAT AAACATGCTAAAGGCCAGGAACTATTGACAAAGGTATTGGACCATGTCAACCTGCTGGAGAAAGATTACTTTGGCCTCGCTAACTGGGAAACCCCAACCAGCAAG ACATGGTTGGAACCCACAAAAGAGATCCGGAAACAGGTTTCAGGCGCTGTCTATGAGTTTACACTCAACGTGAAGTTCTACCCTCCTGATCCAGCTCAGCTTACCGAAGACCTCACCAG GTACTTTCTGTGTCTCCAGCTGAGGAAGGACATTATGCTTGGTGTTCTTCCCTGTTCCTTTGTCACACTATCCTTGCTGGGCTCCTACGCAGCCCAGTCAGAGCTTGGGGAGTATGACCCAGAAGTACATGGAACAGAATATGTTAAAGACCTCAATCTGGCACCTGGACAAACCAAAGAGCTGGAGGACAAAGTGATGGAGCTGCATCGCACATACAG GTCAATGAGTCCAGCCCAAGCAGACATGTTGTTTCTGGAAAATGCCAAGAAACTTGCCATGTATGGAGTTGACCTTCACCAAGCCAAG GATCTGGATGGTGTTGACATTACACTTGGGGTTTGCTCCAGTGGTCTGATGGTTTACAAGGACAAGCTGAGGATCAACCGTTTCCCTTGGCCCAAAGTGCTTAAGATCTCTTACAAACGCAGCAGCTTCTTTATCAAGATCCGGCCATCAGAG CAAGAGCAGTATGAAAGCACAATTGGCTTCAAACTGCCCAACTACAAAGCCTCAAAGAAGCTGTGGAAAGTTTGTGTTGAACACCATACCTTCTTCAG GGTTTCGACAGTGGAGCCACCCTCATCACGTCGCTTCCTCGTCTTGGGCTCAAAGTTCCGGTACAGCGGGCGAACTCAGGCCCAGACCCGCCAGGCGAGCTCCATGATTGACCGCCCAGCACCTCGCTTCACACGCTCTGCGAGCAAGAGGTTGTCCCGTAACTTAGATggag CTGGAGATGACACTCTCCAGTTTCTGCAACAGCTCTCAGCATCAACCAGATCTGAGGCTGATGATTGGTCATTGATGCTGGAATCTGACAAACCTCAGCCTTCATCTGAATTCCCAG CCAGAGGGGAGTCCAAGCAGACTTTCACTCAGTCACGGGAGGAGGGCCAGTCTGTTCAGACGGTCACAGTGACCTGGCAGGACACTGAGACCGGGCAGAATGGCTCTCAAACCATCACccagacagtcagtcagccatGGCAGGAGCTGCCATctgatgagcagcagcagtggagaaaGCAAGACGAGTGGTCTGCCCTGTTGTATCGCCATCCTCCTTTTCCCTTTATCCCACCCTTTGATTTCGTGAAACAGCCAG CTGAGCTCAGCTTGACAGAAATGAACTCTATGGACAGGCTCTTGCAACCACTGCTGAAACAGCAAGATGATTGGTTCTTGTACTTTGACCGAATCTTCACCCTGTCTTCGCTTGAGAGTGTTGAAAAACCAT TCTCTCCCCTagctcagctccagctccaggaGAAGGAAGAACAGGAACTGACCACAGAGGAGGTCATTGACAGGCTTCAGGAATCAGTGACCTTGGTAGACAAACTGATAGAGGCGGAGGTTTTGGAAAGGAGACTGAGGGAAGTGAAATATTTGGAGGAAAGGCTTCAAGAAATGGATGAGGTGGCAGAAAGACTTCAAGAAGTGATAGAGGATGAATTGGGGAAGGAGGAAGTAGACAAgttaagagaagaagaagaacaagaattggagagggaaaaacaaatgcacatggAAGGTAGAACAGTAAGAGTGGGGAAGAAATCTGTGAGGATGATAGAAacaaaagaggaggatgaagtggATGAACTGGAAGAGCAAATAAAGCAGGTGTTTTTAAAAGGCTTGTtgcctgaggaggaagaggttgaGGTGAAGCAGGAGAGTGAAAAAGAGGTGACAGCCGAGACTCTGTTAGATGATAGTTTGAGAGAGAAGCTACGCCAGATAGAAAAAGAATGGAAAAATGAGGTGGAGGAAAAGCTTGGCTCTCCAGACGTCGCTGGCACCACTTCTTTAATTACAGTTCAGAGGGCGGAGCGTAGGACTATGAAGAGAGTGACTATTGTAGATGAGAGAGGGCAACAACTGGGAGATGTAGACGACATGCAGGAACAGGCTGGTGTTATATCAGACGAGAGGTTAGAAAAACAAGAGTTGTGGCGTAAGACGGATCTACTGGTAGAGAGAACTCTGAGAGAGGTCACAAAGGAGCTTCAGGCTGAGGGTCAGTCTCAGGTGGAAGATAAAGATGTCTGGTTCATAGTTTTTGACCGGCCTCCATACAAAGCTGTTTCCAAACCACCAG TTACCACTGTGGAACATGCTCAAGTGGATAAAGGCGAGTATGTCATCTCAAAGCCTGAGATTACAACAGttgaggagaaaacagagattATAgtagaagagagaaaaataagagaAGAGGAAGCCTGGCATGCACCAGAGATCCCGCCACCACAGGCCATCACAGAAAGAGATGATGGCTGGTTTGTGTTGCTGGATGTTGTTCCCGGAGAGACATCATATGTACCACCAG TTATCTTGAAGGAACGAGACCAGATGGAGGCAGAAAGTGTTGTCTCTGTGGTTGGATCTGCAGTATATGAGGAGATTAGAGAAGTAGTTGttgaagagagaaagataaTACACGAGGCACCAAGACATCCACAAGAAATCCTTCTACAGCCAGTGACGGACAGAGATGATGACTGGTTTGTGTTGCTGGATGTTGTTCCTAGAGAGACATCCTATGTACCACCAG TTATCTTGAAGGGACGAGACCAGGTGGATGCAGAAAGTTTTGTCTCTGTGATTGGAGCCCCAGCAGTTCAGGAGATTAGAGAAATAATTGttgaagagagaaagataaTAGAAGAGGCACCAAGACGTCCACAAGAGATCCCACTACAGCCAGTGATGGATAGAGATGATGACTGGTTTGTGTTGCTGGATGTTGTTCCCAGAGAGACATCATATGTACCACCAG TTGCTGTCGTGGAGCGTGTTCAAGTGTCACCAGAAGAATTTGTCTCTGTGATTCAAGTAGCAACCACtgagcagagggaaaaaaaagtggaggTTGTAGTTGAAGAcgcagaaataaaacaaaggctGAGTGAAAAGCGAGAAGTTGCATTGCCACAGGCTGTGAGAGAAATAGAAGATGACTGGTTTATGCTATTGGATCGTCCCGTTAGAGAACCATCATTTGTGCCACCAG TTACCATGGCCGAGTATGTTCAGGTTTATCGTGAAGAAGGCTTTTCTGCTGTGCCTGAAACAATAGCTGTGCAGTCCAAGAAGGAGGTTGTAGTTGAAGTGACTGTGgtgcaggaggaagaaaagaagctTCCCATGCAAATTATTCCAGAGATGAAAATATCCCAgcctgtgagagagagggatgacGACTGGTTTCTGCTGCTGGATGTTGTTCCCAGAGAAACTTCATATGTGGCTCCAG tctctctgaCAGTGCCCAGCCAAATTTATCCAAGTGTTGAACGTCAAACGGAAGTGAAAAGCATAGAGAGGAAGTCGCAACAGATTGCTCTTGACCAGATTAGACCACAGCCTTCCCATCCACTaccagagagagatgatgactggtttgtgttgtttgatgcTATTCGTGAAGAAGCAGTCATACTACCATCAG TTGCCCCTGTTGAAATAATTCGGGATATGAGGAAGACGTTTGAGGTTGAGGTGACAAGCACAGAGACTAGAACATGGAAGAAGACGATAATTGGTGTGGACAGAAGGCAAGATGAGACACGTTTTTCTGAAATGAGACAAATCCAAATTGCACCTCcgtcagagagagaaggaggtgaTGACTGGTTCATCTTGTTCGACATCATCCGAGAAAAGCCTGTTATCACACGATCAG TTGCTGTCCCTCAACGTATCCAGTTCCCACCAGAGGTCAGAGTTCCAACTGCCATGGATAAAACAAGGATTGCTATTTCCGAAACAAGACCACTGTTTGAGAAACGGATCCTGGAGGAAAGACgtccacttacacacacacatgtcaatGATGATTGGTTTGTTCTACTAGATGTTGGCCTCAAAGAGTCAG TGGTGAGCACACAAAGGGGCACCCGTCCTGTCAGTGCTCCGGTCTTCTCCCAGGCTGCTCTGGCTGAAGCAGGAATCCCCATGGCCCCTTTCGACCAGCCCCAGACCTCCACTCCAATCAAGACCATCCGCCAGGAGGAAAGAAAGCTGGAAGTCACGGTAGAAGCTGTGGAGCCCTCAAAGATCGAGGCTGCGTCTGAAGTCAAG CACGGGTCTGAGGTGACAAGCACGGAGGTGGTGCGAATGCGAAAG GAGTTCAATAAGCCTCAGGAGGACCTGCTCAGGCATCATGCCAGTATCAGTAAGCTGAAGAAGAACTTCATGGAAGCCGTCCCTGAGCCCAGGCCCAGTGAGTGGGACAAGCGCCTGTCCACACACTCTCCGTTCCGCACCCTGGGTATCAATGGTCAGCCTCTGCCCAGTGCGGATGGG aGTGTGTGCATTAGTTCCCTAAGCAATGGTTCAGAGACAAAGGCTACACATGAGGAAACCAGCAGCAGTTTGGGCTTGTCAGGCACACCCTGGCCCACTGCGTGCCACAAGAGTGAGACTGATAGTGTCGAAGCCCACGGTGGTCCTACTGAGGAAGAGTCATGTGATCAAGACGGGGTTGTAGTTTTTGAGACCTCCTTGGTGCCCATCGTAGAGGTGGAGATGGCGCAGTTGCCTCCCTCCCTCGAACCCCACTGTAAGGCTTTAGATGAGACCCAGGAGGAAGAAGGATCATATCCCGGTGTGTCGGAGTGCTCTAGGAGGATAGTCGGATCTTCCCCAGCCTCCTATTTCAGGAGCGATGGTCCACAGGTCATACGCTGCTTCCAG